TCTTCTATGAAACCACTATTCGTGCTGAGATAAAAGTACTAAGCAAACCAATAACTCGCTCGTTTGGGGTAGAGACCGACAAAACATAcgaatgaacacattaacactgaCTTGGACCGATACTGACATGCGAAATCCAAACTCGCTTTAAGATCAAGTGTAAGGGAAATATTCGTAAACACGTTACGCACTGAATCCAAAATCGTTCGGAATCAGATCATGTTTTAGGTTTGCAATCGGGAAATCGccttcagcaccacggacagcggCGCGCGGCCACTTCACAGATAAAACgtgaattttgaataaaaacaggatCCAGTGTGCGGCTTCTGTAGATTGGTGGACAAGTGCTGCTCCTTCATCAGCAGCTTCAAAACAACGAGCTCCACTGGTCTGGTAGAAGTTACCCCCATTGAGTGAAAGAAAGGCCGGAGAACAATAATGTTACTTACCCTTCACTGGGTCTGAGTGAATGGAGGCATGGAGAGAACAACTGAGTGGTGGGTGGCTACTGTATTAAGATCATCAGGaccaagaaaagaaagagaaaaagagaaaaaggaagagTAATCAGATCATTTAGCTTAGTTTAAAGGTAAATGCGAGGGGCCATGGGGCTTGTACTTGTTGGACCTTTGTCTGGTCTCCAGACAAAGGACTTTTACAGCCTCTCCTGTATTTAAGTGTTTGTGGCCTGTGTAAGATTTAGGTAAAATACTTTCTATTTGACTAATATTTGTCTTGTTGTTTGAATGtatgaaattgtgttttaattaccgtagaatgagccttttacaTTGACATGAGGAGCAGATCTTCTCTAAGGGACCACCAGGTGGTCGCGTTGTAGTTACAATTGTACGCATTGTACCTTTAACATACAGATAAACAAGGACTTTTAATTTTCCATCTCTCTAATTAGAggtgtttttcttgtttgtttgttttttaccaatTCTCTCTCCAGAACCAGAGAGTATAAATGAGAGGTGATAGTGAGTGATGATGTCAGGATGAAGGGAGGTGAGCGGCTGCTTTGACCCCCCTGATAAAGCCCTATTGTACAAATATGAAAGGATAGAGGAGGCTTCTCTCATCACTGTGTGAGCCACAGGAGGGAGAGTCAGGCTCTGGCAGCACCAGCTCCCCCTAGTGTTTAATATGAGCTCTTGTTGTGCATCTTGAGTGAACTTGTGTATACTGgtcattttaaagcacttttgattcaagattcaagatttttttatttttgccatttgTGCACATACCTTACATAACAGTCCAGTCACGTGGGAGTTCCTGTGCAGGGCTCTGTTGGAGTCTAGCAGAAAAGAACACAGaagaaaagtgctttaaagACTATACAAAACAGGCAGAATAAGAGATGaattcaataataaaatagaaataattcaaaattaATCAGCGTCAGTGCACAGACACTGTAAACATGGAACTTGTGGCATACTTGTTGCaatgtttaaaaagacaaaaaagttatGGGGGATAATTGCACATATAATACAATTTTACACCATTTTCCAAAAAGATTGCACACAAGAATTGGAGTGAAATAGTGAGGGATTATTGCACATGTCATTGTATGCTATTTATACTTGATTTTACTAATGTATGTTCCAGTTATGATGCAGATTTAgacataataaaacataaaatacaccTATAAATGACAATATGGGTACACCTAGCAAAACTGAATGCAATCTAATACATGAATGCTGTTACACAGTCTTACAATAAATTCTAGCTttcctgtgacatttttagctccCAGAGGGTAAAGTCTACTTTATTGTTTAATGAAGGAAAATTAAATGATGGATATTTTAATCAATACCTCTCTAAAACTTGATGAATCCTCATAATATGAGCAACTgcctgaaaaaaagagagaaagagtgagggaTGGATAGTTGAATACCTACACAAATCATCAGCCAAAAGTGGAACAATGACTTCCCTGTCCGATCCCTCCACTCGACACCTGCCCCCTATGGTTTGTCCCAGCATGATCCATTTTACCGaaaggacagaaaaacacacgaacaagagagggaggaacaaaaacaaccactcAGATGCTTTCAAGTTCccatttgccatttttaatgAGTTTTGAAATCCCCACACAACATTGGGCACGGTCAAAAACATGGTTAATTATttagaaccacacacacacacacacacacacacacacacacataaacacatacatgtgcatgtacacacaAGACCTTGAAATACATGTATTGCCAAGAACAATAATATTTACTGTTGGGAACACACAGTAAAGGTTGGGATATACTGCATAATCCATCAGTATTATAATACAATCATTATGGTAAGACATTTAGATTCACATCACTAGTGATGATACAATGAAGGAAAATGTTTGAAAGTGTTGAGAAGAGCAGGTTGATCAACAAACACAGTCGCAAAAAGGCACCAAAGTGACAAGTAAAAACCCTGGATACACTGGAAATTGATTTAAAACCAACATTCTTAACACTTAAAATGAATGCAGTCACTACAAATGGTATGTTGTCAGAAGCTGCGACAAAGAGTGGATTCCTGAATAGAAGAGAACATAAAtgaaacagagcagagggatatttgtcttctttcttttcgtGACCGTCATTAATACGATCATTTACACTTGTGACTTTCCTGTTTACCATAaggtctgttttctttcttttcttgtgaGCCCACAGTTTTAGCTTTTGATTAATTAGCCTAGCGAAGGTAAGGAGGCAAAAGTGCAGGAAAGCTGTGTTAGAAGAAGAATCACAGACTGAAAACTGCTTCTGATGTAAACgcaatactgataataataatcctgcTGTAGgacataaatgtatatatactgtacatatacacactggCCCTACAACTACAATCAGTCAGTTTGAGTGGTTTGTTTTTGCTACTTTCAAcaactttattgttatttgctTTGTTCCTTCATTAGAGTAAACTGAATACTTTGTTTAGTGGAACAAACATTTCATCGATTTTATAACTTAAGAACAAAAAGGAGATATAAATCGATAATCAGTTGCAACCCTACTTTGAGCCACATGGATATAATAATCATTCACATTCTAATAAACAGGTTTATAACACACAATATGCATCATGACAATAATCTGCTGTGTCATGGTTTAGACGATGAAACGTTGTCAGCATGTTCTTTCTCTGAACACACTTTCACAGTATACCGGGTTCAGCATTTGgcacatgaataaaatatattattctCTACAATAAAACTATCATGTTGGTAATAAACTAGATAACaatatacactgtataaaaaTAACTGGCACATTATAACTGTAAATCCATTCTATTATATTAAAGGCTTCGTTATGGAAGTGACTGCAGTTTATGTGACTGTAAACTGCAGACAGCTGCGGCCCGCGGCCTCTCGCTTTGGAAACATAATTTAACCGCAAGAGGAGACGGAACGCAGCGCAAACTCAAGAAATACAGCGATATGACACCTGTATACTTGCAGTAAACCTCAGTAAAACAGCTGTGAATGATGGGAAATAATGCTTTTCATTGACGGAGGGTGTTTCACAGAGCAGGTTTACAAAGACAAGTGAACCAGATaacacagggggaaaaaaggtgcAGAAATATCTGTAAAATGCTGTTTATGAGCAGTCATGAACGAACCATGTTGCACCCTTGGCAAATTAATAgtaatataaagtagcaataattgtgcagaagtcacaaaatagaccgtttttcttttctttttgctcataAAAAGGAGTCAAGTGAACTCCAGAttacacaaattcaatccgtttttaaacatttttagtactttttgctcaggtgtgtttatacagttggtgaaaattaaagaaattctTCATCAGATTGCCGAGGTTGtactgaaaaaaggatataagaaactctgtattgcacattctcATAGCCTccgcatatactgtacattttaacatattaatggggaaaaagcagccgaaatgctctgtgttattcaggttttgtttcacatttagaaattaggaaacatgtttttcaatGTTATTGGATTGACTTTGTAAGCCCACTCTGTGAAGTTGACCCTCAGTCTGATCAGCTGTCTCGATGCTCAGCATCAAAGCTCTGCATCTGTCCAGATGTTAACACACTGAGCCTCAATCAGACTGCCTTTCTTCTCCACTGCTCCTGAGAGCCTTTTAGCCTCCAGGAGACACTGATCTAAGTTTAGTCTCACCGTATGACACGGGAGAGGTTTGCCAAACTTGGATCTGTATCGAATGCCTGGGAAGCAGGAAGCCGACAACCTTTATGGAAGTCAGGCAGCTCAGTCGGTCTTCCAGACCGCATTCAGAACCTTCACCACCTCCTCATAGATGATGAAAACTATGGCCACATCCAGACACACACGGCCAAGACGAGGAACTGTCCCTTTATAGAAACtacagatggacagagagagagagcgagagatgagACATCAATGTTTTccgttaaaacaaaacacttttatggCGTTCTCGATGTTTGATAAGAAGGTCGATCTAAGGCCACTAACTGCTTCACACGCAGTGTTTAAAGCATCACTTCTAAGCTGAGAAAGCAAAGACGGcttgttgtgatttaaaaaataaagggaGGAAGCCCGCTGTGACAGCAGACTAAACAAAGTGGAGGCGTACTCACGCTGCCAGGCCCTCGTATTTCAGGATCTTCGCAGCACAGTCAAGTgtgcttttatatttatgtgcCTCCAGACCCTTCAGGAAGAAAAGGACGGACACATGTCAGCATTTGGCAATAACTTGACGTcaatgtgtgctttttttttttacacagtttgTCAGATGACATACCTGCATCCGCGTCTTGATCACATCTAGTGGGGTGTTTCCAAATACGCTGGCTGCTCCCGCTGTGGCTCCGAAGAGTCCAGTCAGCAGGGGATTGATGGCTTTGTTGGGGTTATCACCTGGTGAAAGAAGGGAAGGACAGGAGAGTCAAGAAATGTCAACGCAACCCTTGTTTTGAGTGGCAGACACAAGaataaagtgtttattgtctttAACTTCATTACCATGTATCCATATATAATCTTCATCCTTATTCAGCTCCTTTGTatcttgtttgtcttttggaGACACGCTGTTCTAAGTGAATTGTCCTCTGTGGGATTAATACATTGGAACCACACTACATCTATATTAtactgtttcatttaaaataaataaataaataaataaatagacatagTCCTCGGGTTTCCACTGTGAAGTCAATCAGGAAACAAAAATATAGTTCATTTGAATGGAAGCCTATTTTCACTGATTTATGACATTagttaaagggctgtttcacccattttaaaacttaaaacaattatttaattacgacacagctgtttttgtttaattcacattctattacagagttGGATTCAATTTGACctgggtttttttatttgttttttttttctatttttttttactcataaaacttgttaTAACTGACAGAAACTTTTCTTTGAAGACAGTCactttcatgtttattttttttcaatcccaacttcctctgttgttgtgggaatgtgacatgtatctcagatccactgtcactgatgatcaaataaaacatttatctctggaaattagtaatatacatatatatatatatatatatatatatacatgttttttgggTGATgtttaacattttcctgaggagttaatggtcacaatcactagtttcagcttaTTGCAATAGAACAAGATGTCAGTTtaataaatgatgttcccatttagaggacaaTAGGTGATAGATTATAAGCACATATGAATCAaaaccagtgtgattgacagctggtatcgttaAACACGAGCCTGAGTGCAGGTGACGCCTCTGAACGTTCAAATTACaaatctggaggcttcaaaacggTTCAGATGTTTATGGGTGGTGTCATGACCAGTTGTTACTCCACCAAAACTCATTTTCTCAACCACCTGGCAGTTTTGGTCTCACGTGATTAAATGAACAAATGCACACAGTAAACAttcttcatacacacacagtgactgaccTTTGTACCAGTTCTTGAGAGATGTCATCACATAGAACCGAATAGCCTGGTTGGAGCCTTGTTTGAGGACCGTAGCAGTGAGACCCTGGTATGTTCCTCTTAATCCTGTTCaggtgggagggagagagggagggagggagtgtaCCTTATTCCACTATGCACTGTTTTTAGGCTGCACCACCCTGTGTGACCACAAGATGGCAGACGAATGACGCGCACAGAAGCCGCTCTTTACCTTGAGCTCTGATGATTTCTCTGACTCCGTGGTAGAAACCCCTGTATTTGGGGTTTGCCGAGGTCTGGTCATGAATGAATTTAACCTTGAGAGATAAAAGAGGAACAAGATGATCACGGTCCATCACAGAAAGTGATCCTTTTACAGAGAAAGCTGTTGAAAACAACACCAATGTGTAGTCTGGCTTCCTTCACAGACTTTTCAAAGAAAGAGACTTCAGAGAACATGCAAggtaatatatatgtatatataaaatcacaaaatcacaaaacagtaATTTATATAGGCAGAACTTATATGTAGAACTTACAAAATCTACAATCACAATGAGGGACTGTTTCATGTGCACTAATGGGCACTAAatatcaaacaaatgaaaatttGACCACAGATCAGTTAGTAACATACCTTAACAGTTTCCATGGGACAGACAACCACAACAGCCTCCATCACGCCAGCACCAAGCCCACACAGCAGGCCTTTGGTGCTGTCCAGTCGCCCGGACTCATCCCTTGCCCGGTTACTAAGGAACTCAAACACCCCAAACCTGAATAGTGAGAATAGTAAAAGGAATAATGGGAAAAGTCTTATTTAGTATCTAATACAGAAATTGAGAGATATTTTGGAGAACATAATCTCACATATTCTCAATCTTCAACatttcaaacttaaaaaaacaacatttttgttttgtatttacatgtttgtcattgtttgttgaGGAtttaatggtaaatggttttgTATGTAACCTTCTAGTTGAATGACatctcactctaccactgagcaacAGTCACCCCATTATTATactatttttttgatttatttatttatatatttatttatttttttaaagactgagctattaaatcactgtttttaatgttcCAAGACTGTGTTAAATACAAAGGCGGAAGTAAACCAAAACAATTATGATGTTATCATGCCAATTATAATGTTAGCACACCACCTTTATCTCAGgaaaaatacaaatcaaaaGCTAATTTCACCTCAATTagcaggaacaaaaaaatctgGTAAACAGCAGCTAAATAAATTTCCTCAAAATACAAGTAAAGCAGATCCACAGACGCGAGTCCGAAATATTCTTTTCAACCTCAGATGTGCAGAAAAAGTGCTTTACTTGATATTCCTGCTTACTGTCACATTAAAGACGCTCCAATAAAAGGGACGACCTTTCAGTAACCAACGAATGACCAGCACCTGCTGCCATGGAGGAAAgtccagagagagacagaggtgtgGTATCTCTgctatcagaaaatgttgagcgAGCCAGTCCTTTACGAGAAGGTTATTTATAGAAGAAATTGAATTGTGGTGAAGGCGACGTGCTGCCCTGTACCTTCAGGAAAACAGGCGAGCGAGGACAGACACTTGCTCTTGATTAATGCGTTTGCCCCTTCTCAGTCtgctccaacaacaacaacagtttacCTGCCATCGTCTCAGCTACGGACAGAGTTCATCTCATATattcgccccatgtcagcttaCGTCTATTCTCCATCTGAcgtgtctttgaaatgtcttCTCCCTTCATTAACCGTCCACATCTGCTCCTCCACATGCCCTCGCACACAGGTTTAGTTTGTGTTGAAAGGCGGTGCGCCACAAAATTAACTGCCTACCACTCGTAGgagcaaacaaatcaaattggTTCACATATCTCGCTGACTGCAGAGACGTTTTTTTAGATGAATAAAAAGCTCTACTTCCTTACATCACATGCTGAGACAGATGGCCGTGCACTTAATCACTAACCGCCTGAAACACATACTATTCATTAAAAGCTGAAATCTGTGAAACCACTGTCAGAAACCTCTACATTGCCAAATTATCCTCCATATTTTCCCTATCCACTTAACAGCTGAACAGAATGCCACAGTTAGAATGTGAAGCGTCATGTTTTGGCCGCCTGTCAGGGATGAGTCACAATCTGGACAGCAGAGCACTTTGCCCAATCTTCATTAGTGGGTCTTTCTGCAAGGTCAGTTCCCCTGATGAGAAAAGTGGGTTGAATAAGGAGTAGTAAGAAATAATGGAGGTTGGGTTTTTGACAGGATGGACGGACGTAGATGTGGTTGAAGGGTAAAGGGGAGAAAAAGGTCACAGGCTCTCTTGTCTGTGCCTCTCATACCTCCCTAACAACCCTCCAGCAGATTTTATGGGGCATGATGGTGAACAAGCAATCAGTTAATGggacaggagaggaagaggagaggggaggcAACAGAGCAatagagagaggggggaggggaaggAAGACACGGGACTTAAGAAATGGACAGATCGGACTCAGATGGTCAACGGTCAATGGAAACGTGCCACGGTTCCCAAATGAATTTAAAGCATTTCATCTCTCGccaagtgattattttctgccATATTCCATAAGTCAGCAGTTTCTAGTCTTGGTTTTatggaacatttattttactcGTCTAAGTCCAGCACTGAAACATCCAACACATTTATCAAGAAGATGTGGCTTAAAAATTCTGTCACATGAGCAAACAATTggaaaccaaagaaaaaaactaaaaaacagactctgtctggAAAGGATGCCGAAGCCTgattgacacacaaacactacacacataaacacacacacaccaatacaACACAAGCCTCCCTTTTTGTTCCTCTGTCGAGACCTTGCCTGAGTTTGAGTGGCATTTATTTGCTCCGCCTGGCTGAGCCTGTCTCTACATTTATAGACAGACTCTATCCTCCAGCATAActcatactgtacacacacacacacacacacacacacacacacacacacacacagagggagagggaggggacgtggacaaataataaaaattgcTCACAATAGAGGTGTCtaccttgtttgtttttattcactgtgtGTGCAATGTGCACACTTGTCTGGAAGTAAATgtcactgctgtgaaaaaataacataattacACTGAAGGCCAGTgtggcattgtgggtaatggACTAGAATAATTACGGTGCGTGAGCGAATGGTTCCACAATGGCTGaggtgaaagtgtttgtttttattccatgcacacagacaccatCATATATAACAGTGTTTGTAATAATTACTACAACAAGGACTGAGGGTGGCAACGTACAAGAAATTACATAAAAAGCGACAAATCAATTAACACCAAGTCCAGACCATTGAGAACCATCAAGGCCGAATACTGTGttcatgcatttgtttatttgtggcgACTGAATGACACACTGGTGCAGTGATGAGCAGAATGCTGGGTGTGCGTCACAGACGTAAGAAttattcagtcatttttcattatACTAATTCATTAT
The DNA window shown above is from Solea senegalensis isolate Sse05_10M linkage group LG5, IFAPA_SoseM_1, whole genome shotgun sequence and carries:
- the si:dkey-178e17.1 gene encoding tricarboxylate transport protein B, mitochondrial → MQGDQYKRTVISPFPTPRCLAAAAPAGKAKLTHPGKAILAGGIAGGIEICITFPTEYVKTQLQLDEKANPPKYRGIGDCVKQTVQGHGVKGLYRGLSSLLYGSIPKSAVRFGVFEFLSNRARDESGRLDSTKGLLCGLGAGVMEAVVVVCPMETVKVKFIHDQTSANPKYRGFYHGVREIIRAQGLRGTYQGLTATVLKQGSNQAIRFYVMTSLKNWYKGDNPNKAINPLLTGLFGATAGAASVFGNTPLDVIKTRMQGLEAHKYKSTLDCAAKILKYEGLAAFYKGTVPRLGRVCLDVAIVFIIYEEVVKVLNAVWKTD